One segment of Carya illinoinensis cultivar Pawnee chromosome 1, C.illinoinensisPawnee_v1, whole genome shotgun sequence DNA contains the following:
- the LOC122278363 gene encoding pentatricopeptide repeat-containing protein At3g22670, mitochondrial: MPKMFSELQISKLLSYSLSQRKVGINVVPCNFLCNHFCTRIDSTQVTESPELPSWVKFGLTQSSATADSDEDFVVPSLAHWVENHRLHDHGKIVKRMLSEAAETDVEKNSKILQNRYPSPDNVAQALSGSGFIASSSLVEQLLKRFCNDWIAAFGVFKWAKSQTEYRHSPELYDFMVDILGKSKKFHYMWELVEEMNQLGGYVTLVTMSKVMRRLARAGRYNEAVEAFRNMVRFGVNKDTTAMDVLMDALAKENSVEHARDVFLEFKDAIPVNSQSFNILIHGWCKARKLDHAKKAMEDMEKHGFRPDVFSYNCFVEAYGREKNFRKVDGILDEMKENGCMPNVVTYTIVMHALGKASQVSEALEVYEKMKRNDCVPDASFYSSLIFILGKAGRLKDAHELFEDMKKQGVSRDVLTYNTLISCSCMHSQEETALKLLQKMEEDSCKPDLKTYAPLLKMCCRKKRMKLLYFLLDHMFRNDISIEVGTYSLLVSELCKSGKLEQACLFFEEMVSKGMVPKDCTCKMLMKELEGKKMTKPMEHYEKLMSKAKEERNI, translated from the coding sequence ATGCCCAAAATGTTCTCAGAGTTACAAATTTCCAAGCTTCTCTCGTATTCACTCAGCCAAAGAAAAGTCGGCATCAATGTGGTCCCTTGCAACTTCTTATGCAACCATTTCTGCACCAGGATTGACTCAACCCAAGTCACCGAGTCACCCGAGCTTCCAAGCTGGGTTAAGTTCGGCTTGACCCAGAGCTCCGCCACCGCAGATTCGGATGAGGATTTTGTGGTTCCTTCACTTGCTCACTGGGTTGAGAATCACAGGCTTCATGATCACGGCAAAATTGTTAAGCGAATGCTAAGCGAAGCTGCCGAAACCGACGTAGAAAAAAACAGCAAAATTCTCCAGAATCGGTACCCATCGCCTGATAATGTAGCTCAAGCTCTAAGTGGTTCTGGTTTTATTGCGTCTAGCAGTTTGGTTGAACAGCTTCTGAAGAGGTTTTGTAATGATTGGATCGCTGCCTTTGGAGTTTTCAAATGGGCAAAATCGCAAACAGAATATAGGCATTCTCCAGAACTATATGACTTCATGGTCGACATCTTAGGAAAATCGAAGAAGTTCCATTATATGTGGGAGTTGGTAGAGGAAATGAATCAGTTAGGAGGTTATGTCACATTGGTCACAATGAGTAAGGTCATGAGAAGGCTTGCAAGGGCTGGAAGGTACAACGAGGCGGTTGAGGCATTTAGGAATATGGTGCGGTTTGGTGTGAACAAAGATACCACAGCCATGGATGTACTAATGGATGCATTGGCGAAAGAGAATAGTGTTGAGCATGCCCGTGATGTTTTCTTGGAGTTCAAGGATGCGATACCGGTAAATTCTCAATCTTTcaatattttgatacatggaTGGTGCAAAGCTAGGAAACTTGACCATGCCAAAAAGGCTATGGAGGATATGGAGAAACACGGGTTTCGGCCTGATGTGTTCTCCTATAATTGTTTTGTCGAAGCATATGGTCGAGAAAAGAATTTTCGCAAAGTGGATGGAATTCTTGATGAAATGAAAGAGAATGGGTGCATGCCTAATGTAGTGACTTACACCATTGTGATGCATGCTCTTGGGAAGGCAAGTCAGGTGAGTGAAGCTTTGGAGGTTTATGAGAAGATGAAGAGGAATGACTGTGTTCCTGATGCCTCATTTTATAGCTCTTTGATATTCATTCTTGGTAAGGCCGGTAGGCTGAAAGATGCACACGAATTATTCGAGGACATGAAGAAGCAGGGAGTTAGTCGGGATGTCTTGACGTACAATACCTTGATTTCTTGTTCTTGCATGCATTCGCAAGAAGAGACAGCTTTGAAGTTGCTTCAGAAAATGGAAGAGGATTCTTGCAAGCCAGATCTTAAGACCTATGCTCCTCTATTGAAGATGTGCTgcagaaagaaaagaatgaagCTGCTATACTTCTTGCTAGATCACATGTTCAGAAATGACATTAGCATAGAAGTAGGGACTTACTCGCTTCTGGTGAGCGAGTTATGTAAGAGCGGGAAACTTGAACAGGCTTGCTTGTTCTTTGAAGAGATGGTGTCAAAGGGAATGGTTCCGAAGGACTGCACATGCAAGATGCTGATGAAAGAACTTGAGGGCAAGAAGATGACAAAACCAATGGAACACTATGAAAAGTTGATGTCAAAggcaaaagaggaaagaaacatTTAG